A window of the Leucothrix mucor DSM 2157 genome harbors these coding sequences:
- a CDS encoding DUF945 family protein: MNRLLAFVLIIFLTLVMLWGSSSWYFAKVTREAFDAYLQQAEAVPQLLDIELLDYKETLTGAQVRLTVNTPVAAMAGQVGEVHLVARSLNGPVLITDSGIRFGTSRWQITVDEAEDAVVANTLRSVFDGELPQISAYFDFFDQLHLDFSARQFIGAEWQAKAIHLQTQLGLLSGGYQAEATAKSVNWRRGEVSISAPDIRFDVNRVAPQQGLGAEANAAVIDFLSESLRLKLAGASSGVPLNLRSRSSLWLNNDTLSGDLDLTVKNPTLNDDQDGLLSVQFRDWRTEGLLAYWRLQSQRASLLQQAEWALEEVDTPEQQDFLWRLLDKADRIEQKLGQHLWQSLLVAERSSLDLNVGLRQAGLAIAQLNVKGAARTFNQHAGLQLEGDFRVDRQTLSPRWQSLMMRWQRRLWLRQYENEYEADIKLRDQQLLINAFRVSASQLAAELKRIVADQ, translated from the coding sequence ATGAATCGACTACTGGCTTTTGTATTAATTATCTTCCTCACACTGGTCATGCTGTGGGGAAGTAGCAGTTGGTATTTTGCCAAGGTCACGCGTGAGGCTTTTGATGCCTACTTGCAGCAAGCCGAAGCTGTTCCTCAGTTGCTTGATATTGAATTGCTTGATTACAAAGAAACGTTAACTGGCGCTCAAGTACGCTTAACGGTGAATACTCCCGTTGCAGCAATGGCAGGGCAGGTTGGGGAGGTTCATTTAGTGGCGCGCTCGTTAAATGGGCCGGTACTAATCACTGATTCTGGCATTCGCTTTGGGACATCGCGGTGGCAAATTACCGTGGATGAAGCTGAAGATGCGGTAGTGGCTAACACGCTGCGCTCAGTATTTGACGGCGAGTTGCCACAAATTTCTGCCTATTTCGACTTTTTTGATCAGCTACATTTGGATTTCAGTGCACGGCAATTTATCGGTGCAGAATGGCAAGCCAAGGCTATTCACCTGCAAACACAGCTTGGATTATTAAGCGGCGGATATCAGGCCGAGGCCACTGCCAAAAGTGTCAATTGGCGACGGGGTGAGGTGTCGATTAGCGCACCCGACATTCGCTTTGACGTGAATCGTGTCGCACCTCAGCAGGGTCTGGGTGCAGAAGCGAATGCGGCCGTGATCGATTTTCTGTCTGAGAGCCTGAGGTTAAAACTAGCAGGTGCCTCTTCAGGAGTGCCACTAAATCTCCGCAGTCGTAGTTCATTGTGGCTTAATAATGATACATTAAGCGGGGATCTAGATTTAACGGTTAAAAATCCTACACTGAACGACGACCAAGATGGTCTGCTAAGTGTTCAATTCCGCGATTGGCGTACAGAGGGTTTGCTGGCCTATTGGCGATTACAGTCGCAGCGTGCCAGCTTATTGCAGCAGGCTGAATGGGCGCTGGAAGAAGTTGATACTCCCGAGCAACAAGACTTTTTATGGCGTCTGCTTGATAAAGCTGATCGTATTGAACAAAAGCTGGGGCAACATCTTTGGCAGTCGCTACTGGTCGCTGAGCGCAGTAGCTTGGATCTCAATGTTGGATTAAGGCAGGCAGGTTTGGCGATTGCTCAGCTCAATGTGAAAGGGGCCGCTAGAACATTTAATCAACACGCCGGCTTGCAGCTTGAAGGGGATTTTAGGGTAGATCGGCAAACACTTAGCCCTCGTTGGCAGTCGTTAATGATGCGCTGGCAGCGGCGTTTGTGGCTGCGACAATATGAGAATGAATACGAAGCGGATATCAAGTTGCGAGATCAGCAGCTACTAATCAATGCCTTTCGGGTGTCAGCCAGTCAACTAGCGGCTGAACTAAAGCGCATAGTGGCTGACCAATAA
- the rlmD gene encoding 23S rRNA (uracil(1939)-C(5))-methyltransferase RlmD, with protein MAKRRPPRPPQTPVEAVIESLSLEGKGITHIDGKAVFVGGALPGEKVVFTYTAINRKFDEGYVSEVLEASPERVEPGCPHFQICGGCSMQHLDVEKQIHHKQQAMLDALKHIGKVIPETVFDPMVGDLWGYRRKARLGVRYVRKKEKVLVGFRERAGRFLADIDACRVLHPSVGEKLPELQALIVQMDARETIPQIEVAVGDNATALVFRHLEPLSDKDQQLLLEFAKVHDFQMYLQPKGPTTVHCIWPENPELFYEHPEFETKVKFGPQDFFQVNSSINRQMVPRAVELLELDGTQKVMDLFCGLGNFTLPIARNAAEVVGVEGDSVMVQRAKQTALDNGISNTNYFTFDLTADVKHEPWMKQKYDRILLDPPRSGAKEVIEHFGKLGAKRIVYVSCHPGTLARDAGELVHTHGYRLEGAGVMDMFPHTAHVESIAVFVRD; from the coding sequence ATGGCAAAACGTAGGCCACCGCGCCCACCTCAGACTCCGGTTGAGGCAGTAATTGAATCCCTGAGTCTTGAAGGCAAAGGTATCACACACATTGATGGTAAAGCTGTTTTTGTAGGTGGTGCGCTGCCCGGTGAAAAGGTAGTTTTTACCTATACCGCGATTAACCGTAAGTTCGACGAAGGCTACGTATCTGAGGTGCTTGAGGCATCGCCAGAGCGCGTTGAGCCGGGGTGTCCGCATTTTCAGATCTGTGGTGGCTGTAGTATGCAGCACTTGGACGTTGAAAAGCAGATTCACCATAAGCAGCAGGCGATGCTGGATGCGCTGAAGCATATCGGTAAAGTCATTCCGGAAACGGTGTTTGACCCGATGGTGGGAGATCTGTGGGGATATCGCCGTAAAGCCCGTTTGGGTGTGCGTTATGTGCGCAAAAAAGAAAAGGTACTGGTTGGCTTCCGTGAGCGTGCTGGTCGTTTTCTGGCAGATATTGATGCTTGCCGCGTGTTGCATCCATCCGTTGGTGAAAAGCTGCCGGAGCTGCAGGCTCTGATTGTTCAGATGGATGCTAGAGAGACGATTCCACAAATTGAAGTGGCAGTTGGGGATAATGCTACGGCGCTAGTATTCCGTCATCTGGAGCCATTATCGGACAAAGATCAGCAATTGCTGTTGGAGTTTGCCAAAGTGCACGACTTCCAGATGTACTTGCAGCCTAAAGGTCCTACGACTGTTCACTGCATTTGGCCTGAAAACCCCGAGCTGTTTTACGAGCATCCGGAGTTTGAGACTAAAGTTAAGTTTGGTCCGCAGGATTTCTTCCAAGTTAATAGCAGTATTAATCGCCAGATGGTGCCACGCGCTGTGGAATTGTTGGAGCTGGATGGTACTCAGAAGGTTATGGACTTGTTCTGTGGTCTGGGTAACTTCACATTGCCGATTGCCCGTAATGCAGCCGAAGTGGTTGGGGTTGAGGGTGACTCTGTGATGGTGCAACGTGCTAAGCAAACCGCATTGGATAATGGCATTAGCAATACCAATTACTTTACCTTCGATCTTACGGCGGATGTTAAGCACGAGCCTTGGATGAAGCAGAAGTATGATCGCATTCTGCTAGATCCGCCACGTTCGGGTGCTAAAGAAGTGATTGAGCATTTTGGTAAGCTGGGTGCCAAGCGCATCGTGTATGTCTCCTGTCACCCGGGGACGCTGGCACGTGATGCCGGTGAGTTAGTGCACACACACGGTTATCGCTTGGAAGGCGCTGGTGTAATGGATATGTTCCCGCACACGGCGCATGTTGAGTCGATTGCTGTGTTTGTTCGTGACTAA
- a CDS encoding MotA/TolQ/ExbB proton channel family protein — MFEYITAGGFLMIPIVLCSVAATAIVIALFLKLSKKKVMPEGVADMAGKLALSGKMTSAHINQIREGSLMGRVLAAGLDSADQPRHIMKTNIEETGRHVIHEMDKYMTTLGTIAAIAPLLGLLGTVVGMISVFSVITSQGVGNPTELAGGISQALITTAAGISVAVPALIFHRFFRAKITDLAVEMEKSAMKLVETVGTVGAKRPAAAAQAAAHSSQKAMAAVRAAQQNKAAGGVA, encoded by the coding sequence ATGTTTGAATATATTACTGCGGGTGGATTCTTAATGATCCCGATCGTGCTGTGCTCTGTAGCGGCAACAGCAATTGTTATTGCGTTATTTCTGAAATTAAGTAAGAAAAAAGTTATGCCAGAAGGCGTAGCGGATATGGCAGGCAAGTTAGCCCTGTCAGGCAAAATGACATCGGCACACATTAATCAGATCCGCGAAGGCTCTTTGATGGGTAGAGTGTTGGCCGCCGGTTTGGACAGTGCGGATCAACCTCGCCACATCATGAAAACCAATATCGAAGAAACCGGTCGCCATGTGATCCATGAAATGGATAAGTACATGACGACACTCGGCACCATTGCGGCAATTGCGCCGTTACTGGGTTTGCTAGGTACGGTTGTTGGTATGATTAGCGTGTTTAGTGTGATCACTAGCCAAGGTGTAGGTAATCCTACAGAATTGGCTGGCGGTATTTCACAGGCACTGATTACAACGGCTGCAGGTATTTCCGTGGCGGTTCCTGCATTGATTTTCCACCGTTTTTTCCGCGCTAAGATCACAGATCTGGCGGTTGAGATGGAAAAATCAGCGATGAAGCTGGTTGAGACTGTCGGTACTGTTGGCGCTAAGCGTCCTGCAGCGGCGGCACAGGCTGCGGCTCATAGCTCTCAAAAAGCGATGGCTGCAGTCAGAGCGGCGCAGCAAAATAAAGCGGCAGGTGGGGTAGCATGA